AGGTTGTCAGCATTTTAATTACCGTACTTTTACCTGCTCCATTGGGGCCAAGCAGACCAAATACTTCACCCTGTTGAACAGAGATACTTAAATCATTTACAGCCGTTACCTTACCAAAGCGGCGGGTAAGTCCTTGGGTTTCTAAAATGACGGGTTTAGGGTTGCTTGTAGGCGGTTCCGAATGCTCCGTTGTGCTTGTAAGTATAGCCACAAGTTAGATGCACTCCTTTTATTTAGTTTATCTAAATATTAGTTTCACAATATAAAGCTGCGAAGTCAAGAGTTAAGAGAAAAAATTTGCTTTTGTGCTTTTAAAGAAATATCTAGGGTGAATTATCATCGCCTCCCAAAGCGATTTATGATAACTTGGTTGGATCATAATCACTGCCATGACAGCTATATCCAGTCCCATCAACCTATTTGAATATGAGCAGTTAGCAAAAAACCATCTATCTCAGATGGCTTTTGACTACTACATTAGTGGGGCTGGGGATGAAACTACGCTAAGAGATAACCGTGCAGCTTTTGAGCGAGTCAAACTGCGTCCACGGATGCTAGTTGATGTCAGCCACATTAACCTCTCTACCTGTGTTTTAGGACAGCCTTTGCAATTACCTCTACTCATTGCACCGATGGCGTTTCAATGTTTGGCGCATCCAGAAGGAGAACTAGCCACAGCAATGGCGGCTGCATCGGCTGGGGTAGGTATGGTTTTGAGTACCTTGTCTACCAAAAGTTTAGAAGATGTGGCAGAGGTGGGTAGTAAATTTGACAATCCCTTGCAATGGTTTCAACTTTACATCCATAAAGACCGAGGTTTAACTCGCGCTTTAGTAGAAAAGGCTTATGCAGCAGGTTATAAAGCTTTATGCTTGACTGTAGATGCTCCTGTATTGGGACAAAGAGAACGCGATCGCCACAATCAATTTACCTTACCTTCTGGGCTGCATTTAGCTAATTTAGTTAATATATCCGGGTTAGAAATTCCCTATGAGCAAGGCGAATCGGGATTATTTACTTATTTTGCTCAACAACTAGACCCGGCTTTAACTTGGCGCGATTTGGAATGGTTGCAATCTCTATCTGGGCTACCGTTAGTAGTCAAAGGTATTTTACGCGGTGATGATGCAATCAGGGCTGTAGAGTATGGAGCCAAAGCAATTGTAGTGTCTAATCATGGTGGCAGACAATTAGATAGTGCGATCGCCTCATTAGATGCTTTAAGAGAAATAATCCCAGCCGTCAATGGTAGAGCAGAGGTGTTAGTAGATGGCGGTATTCGTCGGGGTACAGATATTCTCAAAGCTTTAGCTATAGGCGCTCAAGCTGTATTAATCGGCAGACCAATTTTATGGGGGTTAGCAGTAGGCGGACAAGCTGGTGTATCTCATGTCATCTCTTTACTACAAAAAGAGTTAAATGTGGCAATGGCTCTCATGGGCTGTTCTAAACTAGCGGATGTTGATTCTAGTTTTCTTCATTTTCAGTAAGGGGGATGAGGGAGAATAATTATGGACTGTTGACTATAGACTAATGACAAATTTCCCCAAACTCCTTGCAATAAACTAAATGCCTATACTATAATAGTGAAGTTGCCCAAGGGCGGGTGGCGAAACTGGTAGACGCACCACACTCAAAATGTGGCGACCTTGCGGTCATAGGAGTTCGATT
Above is a genomic segment from Nostoc sp. MS1 containing:
- a CDS encoding alpha-hydroxy acid oxidase → MTAISSPINLFEYEQLAKNHLSQMAFDYYISGAGDETTLRDNRAAFERVKLRPRMLVDVSHINLSTCVLGQPLQLPLLIAPMAFQCLAHPEGELATAMAAASAGVGMVLSTLSTKSLEDVAEVGSKFDNPLQWFQLYIHKDRGLTRALVEKAYAAGYKALCLTVDAPVLGQRERDRHNQFTLPSGLHLANLVNISGLEIPYEQGESGLFTYFAQQLDPALTWRDLEWLQSLSGLPLVVKGILRGDDAIRAVEYGAKAIVVSNHGGRQLDSAIASLDALREIIPAVNGRAEVLVDGGIRRGTDILKALAIGAQAVLIGRPILWGLAVGGQAGVSHVISLLQKELNVAMALMGCSKLADVDSSFLHFQ